From Salvelinus sp. IW2-2015 unplaced genomic scaffold, ASM291031v2 Un_scaffold1613, whole genome shotgun sequence, the proteins below share one genomic window:
- the LOC112071425 gene encoding ras-related protein Rab-31: MAIRELKVCLLGDTGVGKSSIVCRFVQDHFDHNISPTIGASFLTKTVPCGHELHKFLIWDTAGQERISPELVTWPLFCLSVCLSVCLSVCLSVCLSVCLSVCLSVCLSVSVSVSVSVSVSVSVSVSVSVCVSACLPACLPACQDSFQTLKKWVKELKEHGPEDIVVAIAGNKNDLGDIREVPMKEAKDFAESIAAIFMETSARNAVNVEELFQKISKQIPPLENPDLDSNESFKITRQPPPSNKRCC, translated from the exons ATGGCAATACGGGAACTAAAAGTGTGTCTTCTTGGG GATACTGGAGTGGGCAAGTCTAGTATTGTATGTCGTTTTGTACAAGACCATTTCGACCACAACATCAGTCCAACAATAGG GGCATCGTTTTTAACCAAGACGGTGCCGTGTGGACATGAACTACACAAGTTCCTCATCTGGGACACAGCGGGACAGGAAAGG atcagcccagAGCT TGTAACCTGGccattgttctgtctgtctgtctgtctgtctgtctgtctgtctgtctgtctgtctgtctgtctgtctgtctgtctgtctgtctgtctgtctgtctgtctgtctgtctctgtctctgtctctgtctctgtctctgtctctgtctctgtctctgtctctgtctctgtctgtgtgtctgcctgcctgcctgcctgcctgcctgcctgccaggacTCTTTCCAGACACTGAAGAAATGGGTGAAGGAGCTGAAAGAACATGGTCCTGAGGACATCGTTGTAGCCATCGCAGGGAACAAAAACGACTTGGGGGACATCAG GGAAGTTCCTATGAAGGAAGCGAAGGACTTTGCTGAGTCTATCGCAGCCATCTTCATGGAGACCAGCGCCAGAAACGCTGTCAATGTGGAGGAGCTCTTTCAGAAGATCA gtAAACAGATTCCGCCCCTGGAGAATCCAGACTTAGACAGTAACGAGTCCTTCAAGATAACCCGGCAGCCCCCTCCGTCTAACAAACGCTGCTGCTAG